From the Glandiceps talaboti chromosome 10, keGlaTala1.1, whole genome shotgun sequence genome, one window contains:
- the LOC144440741 gene encoding epithelial sodium channel subunit gamma-like, which yields MLSRCDGLNNCYDASDELGCSDNVCGNDFFRCNNGRCIDMEERCDGQYHCSGDEDMCTDNVCPLNYFICKNGQCISLNERCDFRLDCNDGSDEVNCTTVQCPNEYFRCQSGQCVLAELHCNGQVDCVDGRDEFNCTGLEPPPVICNDDEFKCISIEKCIISSFVCNDIDDCGDNSDESECTFTVVCKADEFKCKGGESEDDYCIPLLWLCDRINQCGDGTDELDCKYVIEDVFSNPEWKTPYLNITNNDKIFEEFVRLVYVNRNFDFVPSEDPPSWNQFLLASSTPDFTDLQDVLKLSPKNLAIFGHQAEDFILQCTYDQKKCSYSEFLVFQHDKYGNCFTFNHQLENGNSTLRKATTAGADFGLKLTLFLEQNEYIGLFGQQSGVRVVIHHPTVKPFPEDEGVYVNPGAVTSISIKLNKRTRMRLPHGNCTDQKISEDNIYEYSALACQKICLQKFLYSKCGCVDTLSDDRPRCSVLNKTQDACKQLMHFFYQSSLLTCDCQQPCSQSSYSKTISQALWPSLSNLPHLLNGIHASNRKTWSIRDKESAREDLVRLEVYYEDLNFNLVSEEEAYPVFQLLSDTGGSLGLWIGLSFITVIEFVEFLVTLCQAARKRSHERMRRYSTRRRKSPRT from the exons ATGTTGTCAAGATGTGATGGCCTCAATAACTGTTACGATGCGAGTGATGAATTAGGGTGTTCTGACA ACGTCTGTGGGAACGATTTCTTTCGCTGCAATAATGGTCGTTGTATAGACATGGAGGAACGCTGTGATGGCCAATATCATTGTTCTGGAGACGAAGATATGTGTACAGACA ATGTATGTCCATTAAACTACTTCATATGTAAGAATGGTCAGTGTATATCCCTGAATGAGCGGTGTGATTTTCGTCTAGACTGCAACGACGGGAGTGATGAAGTAAACTGTACCACAG TGCAATGTCCCAATGAATACTTTCGTTGTCAAAGTGGCCAATGTGTGTTAGCTGAACTACACTGCAATGGCCAAGTTGATTGTGTAGATGGAAGGGATGAATTCAATTGTACAG GTTTGGAACCACCGCCGGTAATTTGCAACGACGACGAATTCAAATGCATATCTATAGAGAAATGTATCATCTCATCATTTGTATGCAATGACATCGATGATTGTGGTGATAACAGCGATGAGAGCGAGTGTACATTTACTGTTG TTTGCAAAGCTGACGAATTCAAATGCAAAGGTGGGGAAAGTGAAGACGACTATTGCATTCCATTGTTGTGGCTTTGTGATAGAATAAATCAATGTGGTGATGGCACCGATGAACTTGACTGTAAATACG TCATCGAAGATGTTTTTTCCAACCCAGAATGGAAAACCCCTTATCTCAACATCACGAACAATGACAAGATTTTCGAGGAATTCGTTCGTTTAGTATACGTCAATAGAAACTTTGATTTTGTTCCAAGTGAAGATCCACCATCTTGGAATCAATTTCTCCTTGCAAGTTCAACCCCAGATTTCACTGATTTGCAGGATGTTTTGAAACTCTCTCCTAAAAACTTGGCCATTTTTGGACACCAAGCTGAAGATTTCATACTGCAGTGTACCTATGATCAAAAGAAGTGCAGCTATAG tGAATTCCTGGTCTTTCAACATGACAAATATGGCAATTGTTTTACATTTAATCATCAACTAGAAAATGGTAATAGTACTTTAAGAAAGGCTACTACAGCAGGGGCTGATTTCG GTTTGAAACTGACACTATTTTTAGAGCAGAACGAATACATTGGTTTATTTGGTCAGCAATCCGGTGTACGTGTTGTCATTCATCATCCTACAGTGAAACCCTTTCCTGAAGATGAGGGAGTCTACGTCAATCCTGGAGCTGTGACCTCGATTTCAATCAAACTA AACAAGCGAACACGAATGAGACTTCCACATGGGAATTGCACAGACCAAAAAATCAGTGAAGATAATATTTACGAATACTCAGCACTG GCCTGTCAGAAGATTTGTCTACAGAAATTCCTATACTCGAAATGTGGCTGTGTTGATACGCTGTCCGATGACAGACCTAGATGTAGtgttctcaacaaaactcaag ATGCTTGTAAGCAGTTGATGCATTTCTTCTACCAGTCGAGTCTTCTGACATGTGACTGTCAACAACCTTGTAG TCAATCATCATACTCTAAAACGATCTCACAAGCTTTGTGGCCGTCTTTATCAAACCTT CCACATCTTCTGAATGGTATACACGCAAGCAATAGGAAAACATGGAGCATTCGAGACAAAGAATCAGCAAG agAGGACCTTGTACGTCTGGAAGTGTACTATGAAGATTTGAATTTCAACCTTGTGAGTGAAGAGGAAGCCTACCCG GTTTTCCAGTTACTTTCCGATACTGGTGGATCCCTTGGACTTTGGATTGGACTCTCTTTTATAACAGTGATAGAATTTGTTGAGTTTTTGGTTACACTGTGTCAGGCGGCAAGGAAGAGATCTCATGAACGTATGAGACGGTATTCCACGAGAAGGAGGAAATCCCCACGGACCTGA